Genomic segment of Candidatus Methylomirabilota bacterium:
GCGCGCTCGGCCGGGAGCTGGGGCATCGGCGACCTCGCCGACCTCCGGCGTCTCGCCGAGTGGTCCGCTCGGGAGCTCGGGGCCGGGCTGCTGCTGGTGAACCCACTCCAGGCGTCGAACCCGGTCACGCCCCAGGAGGCGAGCCCCTATTACCCGTCGAGCCGCCGCTACCGGAACCCGCTCTATCTCCGGATCGAGGACGTGCCCGGTGCTGCCGAGGCGCGGCTCGGCCTCGCGCGGCTGGCCGCCGCGGGGCGCGCGCTCAACGAGGTGCGTCGCATCGATCGTGACGCGATATTCCGCCTCAAGATGGAGGCGCTCGATGGGCTCTGGTCCCGCTTCGGCGGCGACCCCGCCTTCGACCGCTACCGCGCCGCCGAGGGCGAGCCGCTCGCCGAGTTCGCGACGTTCTGCGCCCTCGCGGAACGCTGCGGCCCCAACTGGCGCCGGTGGCCCGCCGAGTACCGGCGGCCCGACGCGCCGGGTGTGCCCCGCTTCCGGGCCGAGCACGCCGAGCGCCTGGAATTCCACCGGTGGCTCCAGTGGCTCCTCGACGCTCAGCTCGCGCGCGCCTCGGGCGAGCTCGCGGTGATGCACGACCTCCCGATCGGCGTCGACCCGGGCGGCGCCGATGCCTGGGCCTGGCAGGACGTGCTCACGATCGACGTGACGGTCGGCGCCCCACCCGACCGATTCAACACCCAGGGTCAGGATTGGGCGCTGCCGCCGTTCGTGCCTCACCGCCTGGCGGCGGCCGGTTATGAGCCGTTCGTCCAGACCATTCGGGCGGCGTTGCGCCACGCGGGGGGCCTCCGGATCGACCACGTCATGGGCCTCTTCCGACTCTTCTGGATCCCCAAGGGTATGCGCCCGGCCGAGGGCGCCTTCGTCCGCTATCCCGCGGATGACCTCCTCGGCATCGTCGCCCTCGAGAGCCATCGGGCGGGGGCCATGATCGTGGGCGAAGACCTCGGGACCGTGGAGAAAGGCGTGCGGGAGCGCCTGGCCAGCCACGGCATCCTGTCCTATCGCGTGCTCTGGTTCGAGGAGAACCCGCCGTCGCGCTTTCCCGAGCTCGCATTGGGGGCGGTCACCACCCACGACCTCCCGACCGTGGCGGGGCTCTGGACCGGGGCCGACCTCCGGAATCAGCGCGACGTCGGCCTCCACCCCAACGAGGAGGGCACCCGGGGAGTCCGGGCGCGTCTGCGCGCGCTGACCGGACTCCCCGATGACGCCCCGACCGAGGAGGTGATCGAGCGGACGTATCGGCTGCTCGGCCAGGCGCCCTCCGCCATCCTCACGGCGACCCTGGAGGATGCCTGCGCTGTCGACGAGCGCCCCAACATGCCGGGGACCTTCACCGAATGGCCCAACTGGGCCCTGGCCCTCCCCATGGCGCTCGAGACCCTCGAGAGGCAGCTGCTCCCCCACGCCATCGCGGCCGCGCTCCGCCGGCCGACAGGCTCCTAGGTCGAAGACATCCCCGCTGCCGGGCTCCTGTGCTATACTCTCTCCGACCTGCCGGGTGACGCGCCGACGACGGCGCACCGAATCTGGCCTCGCCTCCGATGGGCTCTTCCGCGTGTCCGGGGCGTGAACCACTGCGGAAGAGTCGAGCCCCGGGCGACCGGGGCCCAAGGAGGCGCCACATGGCGTCCAAGCTGTACGTCGGCGGTCTGTCCTATTCCACCAACTCCGAGAGCCTGCGGGAGTACTTCGCCCAGTGCGGCACCGTCGAGTCCGCCACGGTGATCACGGACCGATTCTCGGGCGAGTCCCGCGGCTTCGGCTTCGTGGAGATGGCCACGCAGGCCGAGGCTCAGGCGGCCATCAGCAAGCTGCACGACCAGACCTTCGAGGGCCGGAAGCTGACGGTCAACGTGGCCAAGTCCCCGGGCACCGGTAGCTCGGCTGGCGCCAAGCGCAACGTGCGCTGGTAAGACCCGACGGACGTTGATCCGGAACGGCGCAGGGGATTCCCCCTGCGCCGTTCGCTTTTGTCGGCAGCCCGCGCCCGTGTACGGCCTCCGGCGCTTGACGCGGCCTCGGCGTCCCGCTAGCGTGTTCACGGAGTGCGAGCCCGCGAGATCCGGCGTCCGGTCCCCTGGCGAACGGCCTTTGGCGCGTCATGGGCGCCCGCGAGCGCCTGACCCCGGCCGGCTGAGGAGCCGTCGATGCGCGACGTGATCCGCACCATGTGCCCGATGAATTGCCACCCGACCCTGTGCGGGATGCTGGCGGAGGTGGAGAACGGGCGGCTCCGGGGCGTCGCCGGCGATCCGGACAATCCGGACAGCCGGGGCTTCCTCTGCGTCCGCGGGCAGGCCTCGCGGGAGATCATCGGGAATCCGCGGCGGCTCCTCTTTCCCCTGATCCGCGAGCGGCGGACCGACGACGCCTGGCGCCGGGCGAGCTGGGACGAGGCGCTCGGCCTCATCGTGAGCCGGATGCAGGCGGCGGGGCGGGAGGCCGTGGGGCTCTGGTCGGGACACGGGCTCTTCGCGAACAACTACGGGACGCGGGTCGGCTCGCATCTGCTCCGGCGCCTCGCGAACTTCTACGGCTGCCAGTGGTGGAACCCCACCATGATCTGCTGGGGGCTCGGCGCCTTCGGGATCGGCCTCACGGGGCCGCTCGAGACGAACACCAAGGAGGACATGGGGGCGAACGCCAACCTGGTCCTCCTCTGGGGAGCGAACCTGGCGAGCCAGCCGAACACCGGCCGCCACCTGGCCGCCGCCCGGCGGCGGGGCGCCCATGTCGTCACGATCGACGTCCGGACGACGGAGGCCGCCGGGCAATCAGACGAGGTCTTCCTCCTCAAGCCCGGCACCGACGCGGCGCTCGCCCTGGCGCTGATGAACGTGCTCATCACCGAGGGGCTATGTGACCGGGAATTCGTGGAAAAGCACACGGTCGGCTTCGAGGCGCTGGCGGCGCACGTCCGCGCGCACCCTCCGGGCTGGGCCGCCGCCGTCACGGGGATCCCCGAGGAGCGGATCGTGGGGCTGGCCCGCCGCTACGCGTCCACCCGTCCGGCGATGATCCTGCTGGGCGGCAGCTCCATGCACAAGGGGGCGAACGGCTGGCAGGGCGGGCGCGCCGTCGCCTGCCTCCCGGCCCTCACCGGGAACCTCGGGATCGCGGGTGGGGGATTCGGTCCCCGGCATGGGAGCGCCACCCACGGCCAGGCTCTCAACGACATCATGGCCGTGGAGCGCCGGCCACCGGGAGACTACGTCCCGGACCAGATGCCGCGGATCACCGAGGCGCTGCGGGAGGGCCACGTCCGGGTCCTCCTCCTGTTCGGGACCGACATGCTCTCGTCGTTCGCCGACGCCGAGCGGGTGGCCGAGGGGCTGGCCCGGACGGACCTCCTGGTGAGCCACGACCTCTTCCTCAACGACACCGCGCGCCGCTTCGCCGACGTGATCCTGCCCGCGACGGCCTGGCTCGAGGAGCTCGGCTGCAAGAGCACCAACACCCATCTCTACCTCATGCCGAAGATCCTCGACGCGCCCGGCGAGACGCGGCCGGGCCCCTGGATCATCCGGGAGCTCGGCCGGCGTCTCGGCCTGCCTGCCGACTTCTATCCCTGGGAGAGCGAGGCGGGGGTGCTCGACGCGATCCTGGATCATCCCGCCACCGGGCACGCGACGGTGGCGGCGCTCAGGGCCGAGGACGGCATCCGGCCGCTCCGGATCTCCCACGTGGCACACCCGGACCTCAGGTTCCCCACCCCGTCCGGCAAGATCGAGTTCGAGTCGGAGCGCGCGGCGGAGCTCGGGCTCCCGCCGCTTCCCGTCTACGAGGAGCTCCCGGCCTCCGACCGGTATCCCCTGAGCTTTCGGCAGGGGCGTACGCTGACCCAGTTCCACGGCTTCTATGACCACGGCCAGGCGCTGCCGACGCTGGCCCGCCTCGACCCGGAGCCCGTCCTCTGGATCGCGCCGGCGGATGCCGCCGCCCGCGGGCTCGAGGACGGGGCGCCGATCCGGATCTGGAACGACCGGGGCGAGTTCGCGGCGCGCGCCCGGGTGACCGACCGCGTCCCCCCGGGCACGGTGTGGATGCGAGACGGCTGGACGGGTCTGAACCGGCTCACCTCGGGCGCCCCCAGCCTGCCCGACGCCGCGGTGAACGCGTTCCACTTCTCCGGCGGCCAGGCCGCCTACGACGCGATGGTCGAGGTGGCCGCGGCGCCGCCGGGCGGGACGGCGACGAGCAGGTCGCCCCGGTGAGCGGGGAGCCGGCGGCTCCCACCGAGCCCCCGTTTCGCGCCGAGCACATCGGCAGCCTGCTCCGTCCTCCCGAGCTGTTGGCGGCGCGCCAGGCATTCGAGACGGGAGCGCTCGATGCCGGCGGCCTTCGCCGGGTCGAGGACCGCTGGATCCGGGACGCCGTCGCCCTCCAGGAACGGCTCGGGCTCCGCTCGATCACCGACGGCGAGTATCGGCGGGCGATCTACTTCGGGCACTTTCCGGCCGCCGTCAGCGGCTTCACCGAGATGGAGGCGACGCTGACCTTCGGCGACGACCGGGGTCGGACGCTCCGCTACCGGACGCCGGTGGTCACCGGCCGGCTCCGGCGCCTCCGGGGCATCGCGACCGAGGAGTTCCGGTTCGTGCGCGTGCTGACCACCCGGACGCCGAAGGTGACGTTGCCCAGCCCGTGCTCCCAGCACTACTTCCGATGGCGCGAGGGCGTGTCCGAGGCGGCCTATCCGGACCTCGACGAGTTCTTCGAGGACGTCGCCCGGGTCTACCGCGAGGAGCTGAGCGACCTGGCCGCCCTCGGCGCGACCTACGTCCAGCTCGACGACGTCTCGCTGCCGCTCCTGTGCGATGCGCGGTTACGCGAGGCTTTCCGCGAGCGCGGGTACGACCTCGACGTGATGCTCGGCAAGTACATCGGCGTGGTCAACGCGGCGGTGCGGGACCGGCCGGCGGGACTCACGGTGGGCATGCACCTCTGCCGGGGGAACAATCAGGGGAAGTGGCTGGGGGAGGGCGGCTACGAGGCCGTCGCCGAGCGGATCTTCGCCGGCCTGGCGGTCGACGCCTTCTTCCTGGAGTACGACTCCCCGCGCGCGGGGGGCTTCGCGCCGCTCGCCTCCGTGCCCCGCGACAAGCGCGTGGTGCTGGGGCTGGTGAGCACCAAGTCGCCGGACCTGGAGTCCGCCGACGGTCTGAGGCGGCGGATCGACGAGGCCGCCCGTCTGGTCCCGCTCCCTCGGCTCGGGCTGAGCCCGCAGTGCGGCTTCGCCAGCACCGCCCCCGGCAACCCGCTCACGCCGGCCGACCAGGAGCGGAAGCTCGCGCTCGTGGTCGAGGTCGCCGGGCAGGTCTGGGGATAGATGGATCCGAGGGCTCGCCGGCGCGTCCCGTCGTGCTCGAGCTGACGCGGCTGGGGTTCGGCGGGGCGCCGCTTGGAAACCTCTTCACGGCGGTCGCCGAGGACGACGCCCGGCGCGCGGTCGACGCCGCATATGCGGCCGGCATCCGGTACTTCGACACGGCGCCCCTCTACGGCCACGGCCTGAGTGAGCGGCGACTGGGCGAGGCTCTTCGCGGCCGCCCGCGAGCGAGCTTCGTCCTCTCGACCAAGGTCGGCCGGGTTCTCGAGCCGGGCCGCGCCGAGAGGAGCGCCTACGTCGACGTGCCCCCGTGCGCGCCGCGCTTCGACTACAGCTACGACGGGGCCCTGCGCTCGGTCGAGGCGAGCCTCCGTCGCCTGGGCCTCGACCGCGCCGACATCCTCCTGATCCACGACATCGACGCCTTCACCCACGGCCCGGACGGCCGCGAGGCGCGCTTCCGGGAGGCCATGGCCGGCGCCTACCGGGCGCTCGCCGAGCTGCGGGGGGCCGGTACCGTGCGGGCGATCGGGGTCGGCGTGAACGAGTGGGAGATCTGCCAGCGCTGCCTCGAGGCGGCCGACTTCGACTGCTTCCTGCTGGCCGGGCGCTACTCGCTCCTCGAGCAGGCGCCGCTGGACAGCTTCCTCCCGCTCTGCGTGCGCCGAGGCATCGGGGTGGTCATCGGCGGCCCGTTCAACTCGGGGATCCTGGCCACCGGCGCCGTGCCCGGCGCGCGCTACGACTACAAGCCAGCGCCGCCCGCGATCCTCGAGCGAGCCCGCCGGCTCGAGCGGGTGTGTGCGAGCCACGACGTGCCGCTGGCGGCGGCCGCCCTCCAGTTCCCGCTCTTCCACCCGGCGGTGGCCTCGGTGATCCCGGGTGCCCGCTCGGCGGCCGAGGTCGAGCAGAACGTGGCGCTCCTCGACCATCCCATCCCGCCCGCCTTGTGGCGAGACCTCAAGGCGGAGGGCCTCGTGCGCCCCGACGCCCCGACGCCGGGCGAGTAGCGATCGCCGCGGTTACCGGCTGTCGCCGCCGGCTCCGGCGCCGGCGAGATTGACCGCCTCGGCGCGAATGTCGCTGCCATGACGCCAATCGAGAGCCAAAGCCTTCGAAGCGGCCCCGTGGCGACGCGCCGGATCGACGCGCACCAGCACTTCTGGCGTCTCGACCGCGGGGACTACGGCTGGATCACGCCCGACCGGCCCGCGATCTACCGGGACTTCGGGCCCGGGGACCTCGCCCCGCTGCTGGCCGGCGCCGGCGTCACCGAGACCATCCTCGTCCAGGCGGCGCCGACCGTCGCCGAGACCCGGTTCCTCCTCCACACCGCCCGCGCGACCACCTTCGTCGCCGGCGTCGTCGGCTGGGTGGACATGGCGGCCGCCGACGCCCCGGCGGTGATCGCGGCGCTCGCCGGGGACGAGTACCTCCGCGGCATCCGGCCGATGATCCACGACATCGCCGACCCCGGCTGGATGCTCGGCCGCGCGCTCGAGCCCGCCTTCCGCGCCCTGGTCGAGCTGGACCTCGCCTTCGACGCGCTGGTCAAGCCGCCCCACCTCCCGAACCTCCGCGTGCTGCTCGCCCGCCATCCCGACCTCCGGGTGGTGATCGACCACGGGGCCAAGCCCGACATCGCCCGCTGGGGCGGCGCCCGGGAGGCGCGGGCCGCCTGGGCCGGGGCGATGGCGGAGCTGGCGCGGGAGAGCGGCGTGGCCTGCAAGCTCTCGGGCCTCGTGACCGAGGCGGGGCCGGGGTGGCGCGCGGACGACCTCCGACCGTACGTCGACCACCTCCTCGAGTGCTTCGGCCCGGACCGGCTCCTGTGGGGAAGCGACTGGCCGGTGGTGAACCTGGCCGGCGGCTACGCGGCCTGGTGGGAGGCAGCGGGCGCCTGCCTGGCGGCGCTCGGCCCCGGCGAGCGGGCGAAGATCTTCGGCGAGACCGCCGCGCGCGTTTACCGCGTGTGACGGGATGAGTAGAATAGGACCACGCGGAGGGGTCATGCCCAGAACGCCAGTCGAGCCCCGCTTCGGTCTCGAGTACCTGTCCATCCTGGACGCCGACGGCACCCTCGACGCCGCGCTCGAGCCCGACCTCCCGCCCGACACCCTGCTGAAGCTCTACCGCGCGATGCTGCTCGGCCGCCGCCTGGACGAGCGGATGGTGCGGCTCCAGCGACAGGGGCGGATCGGGACCTTCCCGCCGATCAAGGGGCAAGAGGCCGCGCAGATCGGGAGCGTGGCCGTGCTGCGCCCGACGGACTGGATGGTGCCGTCGTTCCGCGAGACCGCGGCCATGCTGTGGCGGGGCTGGCCCATCGAGCAGCTGCTGCTCCTGTTCGCGGGGCGCCTCGAAGGCGGCCGGCCGGGGCCCCACCAGCAGGACCTCCCGATCACGATCCCCGTCGCCACCCAGCTCCCGCACGCCGTCGGCCTGGCCTACGCGGCGCAGTACCGCGAGGAGGACGTCGTGGTCATGGCGTACTTCGGTGACGGGGCCACGTCCGAGGGCGACTTTCACGAAGCGCTCAACTTCGCCGGCGTCTGGCACGTGCCGGTCGTCTTCATGTGCCAGAACAACCAGTGGGCCATCTCGGTGCCGCTCAAGAAGCAGACCCATTCGCGCACGCTGGCCCAGAAGGCGCTCGCCTACGGCTTTCCGGGCCTCCAGGTGGACGGCAACGACGTGCTGGCCGTGTACGCGGCCAGTCGCGAGGCGGTGGAGCGCGCGCGGGCCGGCGACGGACCGACCCTCATCGAGTGCGTGACCTACCGCCTGGGCGTCCACACCACGGCCGACGACCCGAGCCGGTATCGCTCGGAGGGAGAGGTGAAGGAGTGGGAGCGCAAGGATCCGCTCACCCGCTTCCGCGTCCACCTCCAGCGGAAGCACCTGCTGGAGGACGGGCTCGAGCAGCAGGTCGACGCGGAGATCGCCCGGGCCGTCGAGCGCTTCGAGGCCGCACCGCCCGCCGACCCGCTGACGATGTTCGATCACGTCTACGGCGAGCGCCCCCCGCATCTCGAGGCGCAGCGGGCGGAGCTGGCGAGGCGGCTCGAGGAGGCCGAGGGCCGGGCCGCGGCGGCTCCACCGGGCGAAGCCGAGCCCTCGCCACCGCCGATGCGCGGCCAGCGGAACACGAGCCGATGGGCCGGCTGAACATGGTGCAGGCGCTCAACCTCGCCCTGCTCCAGGAGATGGAGCGCGACGGCGACGTGCTCATCCTGGGGGAGGACGTCGGCGTGGACGGCGGCGTGTTCCGCGTCACCGAGGGCCTCCACACCAAGTTCGGCGGCAAGCGCGTGATCGACAGCCCGCTCGCGGAATCGGCCATCGTCGGCACCGCGGTCGGCATGGCGCTCTACGGGCTGAAGCCGGTGTGCGAGA
This window contains:
- the malQ gene encoding 4-alpha-glucanotransferase → TRAAILAAMGAEASRTAPPTGRRVRVVRARQTARVSGPAELHLEEGGAVRVEGALPPDLPFGYHELRPLDGGPAVRLIVSPDRCHLPPRLRTWGWAVQLYAARSAGSWGIGDLADLRRLAEWSARELGAGLLLVNPLQASNPVTPQEASPYYPSSRRYRNPLYLRIEDVPGAAEARLGLARLAAAGRALNEVRRIDRDAIFRLKMEALDGLWSRFGGDPAFDRYRAAEGEPLAEFATFCALAERCGPNWRRWPAEYRRPDAPGVPRFRAEHAERLEFHRWLQWLLDAQLARASGELAVMHDLPIGVDPGGADAWAWQDVLTIDVTVGAPPDRFNTQGQDWALPPFVPHRLAAAGYEPFVQTIRAALRHAGGLRIDHVMGLFRLFWIPKGMRPAEGAFVRYPADDLLGIVALESHRAGAMIVGEDLGTVEKGVRERLASHGILSYRVLWFEENPPSRFPELALGAVTTHDLPTVAGLWTGADLRNQRDVGLHPNEEGTRGVRARLRALTGLPDDAPTEEVIERTYRLLGQAPSAILTATLEDACAVDERPNMPGTFTEWPNWALALPMALETLERQLLPHAIAAALRRPTGS
- a CDS encoding RNA-binding protein, giving the protein MASKLYVGGLSYSTNSESLREYFAQCGTVESATVITDRFSGESRGFGFVEMATQAEAQAAISKLHDQTFEGRKLTVNVAKSPGTGSSAGAKRNVRW
- a CDS encoding molybdopterin-dependent oxidoreductase, which gives rise to MRDVIRTMCPMNCHPTLCGMLAEVENGRLRGVAGDPDNPDSRGFLCVRGQASREIIGNPRRLLFPLIRERRTDDAWRRASWDEALGLIVSRMQAAGREAVGLWSGHGLFANNYGTRVGSHLLRRLANFYGCQWWNPTMICWGLGAFGIGLTGPLETNTKEDMGANANLVLLWGANLASQPNTGRHLAAARRRGAHVVTIDVRTTEAAGQSDEVFLLKPGTDAALALALMNVLITEGLCDREFVEKHTVGFEALAAHVRAHPPGWAAAVTGIPEERIVGLARRYASTRPAMILLGGSSMHKGANGWQGGRAVACLPALTGNLGIAGGGFGPRHGSATHGQALNDIMAVERRPPGDYVPDQMPRITEALREGHVRVLLLFGTDMLSSFADAERVAEGLARTDLLVSHDLFLNDTARRFADVILPATAWLEELGCKSTNTHLYLMPKILDAPGETRPGPWIIRELGRRLGLPADFYPWESEAGVLDAILDHPATGHATVAALRAEDGIRPLRISHVAHPDLRFPTPSGKIEFESERAAELGLPPLPVYEELPASDRYPLSFRQGRTLTQFHGFYDHGQALPTLARLDPEPVLWIAPADAAARGLEDGAPIRIWNDRGEFAARARVTDRVPPGTVWMRDGWTGLNRLTSGAPSLPDAAVNAFHFSGGQAAYDAMVEVAAAPPGGTATSRSPR
- a CDS encoding 5-methyltetrahydropteroyltriglutamate--homocysteine S-methyltransferase — encoded protein: MSGEPAAPTEPPFRAEHIGSLLRPPELLAARQAFETGALDAGGLRRVEDRWIRDAVALQERLGLRSITDGEYRRAIYFGHFPAAVSGFTEMEATLTFGDDRGRTLRYRTPVVTGRLRRLRGIATEEFRFVRVLTTRTPKVTLPSPCSQHYFRWREGVSEAAYPDLDEFFEDVARVYREELSDLAALGATYVQLDDVSLPLLCDARLREAFRERGYDLDVMLGKYIGVVNAAVRDRPAGLTVGMHLCRGNNQGKWLGEGGYEAVAERIFAGLAVDAFFLEYDSPRAGGFAPLASVPRDKRVVLGLVSTKSPDLESADGLRRRIDEAARLVPLPRLGLSPQCGFASTAPGNPLTPADQERKLALVVEVAGQVWG
- a CDS encoding aldo/keto reductase, which gives rise to MLELTRLGFGGAPLGNLFTAVAEDDARRAVDAAYAAGIRYFDTAPLYGHGLSERRLGEALRGRPRASFVLSTKVGRVLEPGRAERSAYVDVPPCAPRFDYSYDGALRSVEASLRRLGLDRADILLIHDIDAFTHGPDGREARFREAMAGAYRALAELRGAGTVRAIGVGVNEWEICQRCLEAADFDCFLLAGRYSLLEQAPLDSFLPLCVRRGIGVVIGGPFNSGILATGAVPGARYDYKPAPPAILERARRLERVCASHDVPLAAAALQFPLFHPAVASVIPGARSAAEVEQNVALLDHPIPPALWRDLKAEGLVRPDAPTPGE
- a CDS encoding amidohydrolase family protein, coding for MATRRIDAHQHFWRLDRGDYGWITPDRPAIYRDFGPGDLAPLLAGAGVTETILVQAAPTVAETRFLLHTARATTFVAGVVGWVDMAAADAPAVIAALAGDEYLRGIRPMIHDIADPGWMLGRALEPAFRALVELDLAFDALVKPPHLPNLRVLLARHPDLRVVIDHGAKPDIARWGGAREARAAWAGAMAELARESGVACKLSGLVTEAGPGWRADDLRPYVDHLLECFGPDRLLWGSDWPVVNLAGGYAAWWEAAGACLAALGPGERAKIFGETAARVYRV
- the pdhA gene encoding pyruvate dehydrogenase (acetyl-transferring) E1 component subunit alpha, producing MPRTPVEPRFGLEYLSILDADGTLDAALEPDLPPDTLLKLYRAMLLGRRLDERMVRLQRQGRIGTFPPIKGQEAAQIGSVAVLRPTDWMVPSFRETAAMLWRGWPIEQLLLLFAGRLEGGRPGPHQQDLPITIPVATQLPHAVGLAYAAQYREEDVVVMAYFGDGATSEGDFHEALNFAGVWHVPVVFMCQNNQWAISVPLKKQTHSRTLAQKALAYGFPGLQVDGNDVLAVYAASREAVERARAGDGPTLIECVTYRLGVHTTADDPSRYRSEGEVKEWERKDPLTRFRVHLQRKHLLEDGLEQQVDAEIARAVERFEAAPPADPLTMFDHVYGERPPHLEAQRAELARRLEEAEGRAAAAPPGEAEPSPPPMRGQRNTSRWAG